The Lutibacter profundi region AGATGGTAAACAAATAGGTTTTAAAACATTAAAAATGGCTTTCAAATTTTTTGTGCAATTCTTTAAAATAATCAAACGAAAGTAACAATCTAGAACCAAACCAACTAAATAATTCTCCATCGGCAAAAACAGTAACAGAACGATTCGTATAGGTTGCTATTTCCATAGCGTGTTCATCTTTAAAGGGAAAGGGCTCAGATGATAAAATAATTACATCAGGGTCACCTTCATGTCTAATTTTATTAATTTCAACCTTAGGATAACGACTCCTATTTGCATAAATATTTTCAAATTTGTTAAGTTTTAAAATCTCATTAATATAGGTGTTGTTTCCTGCAACCATCCACGGGTTTGCCCAAATAAAATAAGCGACCTTTCTAGCAGGCTTATCTTTTATAAAAGATTTAAAGTTGGTTAACTTAAAGTTTATTTTTTCAATTAAATTAATGCTTTCGGTTCTTCGGTTTAGAATGTTTCCTAAATTAGCTATTAAATTTAATGAATCTTGAATTGAATTTACATCTGAAAAATAAGTGGGAGCAATTTTTTCTAATTCTGGAAGAAAGTCATAAGAATTTTCTTCTTTATTGCATAAAATAAAATCGGGTTGTAACGCTTTAATTTTGTTAAAATCAACTTTTTTTGTGCCACCAACAATTGTTTTTGTAGCCTTTAAATGATAGGGGTGAACACAAAATTTTGTAATACCAACTATTTCATTTTCCAGACCTAAATCATATAATAATTCAGTTTGAGACGGAACCAATGAAACAATTCTTTTAGGTGTTGTTTTTATTAGAATTTCCCTTTTTAGAGAATCATTAATTATTTTCATTTAAAATAATTTTCATTTCTTGTTGCAATCTAAAAGCTTCTTTTTTAGCTGCTTTAGCAAAATTTATATCATTTCCAGCATAAATAATTCCTCTTGATGAATTAATAAGTAAGCCACAATCTTTTGTTAACCCATGGTTACAAACCTCTTGTAAATTACCACCTTGAGCACCAACACCTGGAACTAATAAAAAGTGATTGGGAACAATTTTTCTTATTTCAGCAAAATATGCTGGTTTTGTAGCGCCAACAACAAACATTAAATTTTGAGCATTTTTCCAAGTTAGAGCAGTTTTTAAAACGTTTTTATAAAGCGCACCAGTATTTGTTTTCAGCCCCTGAAAATCCAATCCGCCTTTATTTGAAGTTAAAGCTAAAAGGATAGTTGTTTTATTTTCAAAAGCCAAAAAAGGCTCTACAGAATCACTTCCCATGTATGGTGCAACAGTTATTGAATCAAAATTTAAATCTTCAAAAAAAGCTTTGGCATACCTAGTTGAAGTATTGCCAATATCACCTCGTTTTGCATCGGCAATGGTAAAAATTTCTGGGTAATTTTTATTGAGATAATTGATTGTTTTTTTTAAAGATTTCCAACCTTTAATTCCGTATGCTTCATAAAAAGCGATATTCGGTTTATAGGCAACAGCTAAGTTATGAGTAGCATCAATTAGTTGTTTATTAAATTCAAAAATAGGATCTTTTTTTTCTAATAAATGTGTTGGTATTTTTGCTAAATCAACATCTAAACCTATACATAAAAAAGACTCTTTCTGTTTAATTTGAGCAATTAGTGCTGATTTGTTCATAGATTTGAATAAAGAATTAAGCAAAAGTAACAATTTTAATACTTTAAGTTATAGTTGTTTCTTGAAAAAATATCTTTAATATTTGGTTTATTGTCGAAAACGATTGCGTAATCAGCTTATTTAAGAGTCTAATTTTCAAACTTTATACCGTAAATTTGTTGTGTTAAAAAGAAACCATAAAAGTAAATTAAAATACCATGAGAAAACAAATAGTGGCAGGTAACTGGAAAATGAATAACGATTTAGAGGCTTCTAAATTTTTAGTAAAAAAAATAATTAAAAAACTAAAAAATAATTCATTACAAAACACAAGAGTAATTGTTGCTCCAACGTTTGTTAGTTTAGAAAAAGTGGTAAAAAAAGCAAAAAAAACAACTATTGAAGTAGCAGCACAAAACATGCATCAAGCAAAAAGTGGTGCTTTTACGGGTGAAATTTCTGCAGAAATGCTTAAATCTGTTGGGGTAAATATGGTTATTTTAGGGCATTCTGAACGCAGAGAGTATTTTTGTGAAACAGACGAAACTTTAGCTGAAAAAGTTAGTACAGCATTAAAAAACAATATGGAAATAATTTTTTGTTTTGGTGAAGTTTTAGAAGATAGAAAATCTAAAAATCATTTTAAAGTTGTTGAAAGCCAAGTAAAAAACGGATTGTTTCATTTGGAAGCTTCAGCTTGGGGTAATATTATTTTGGCTTATGAACCTGTATGGGCAATTGGAACAGGGGAAACAGCATCACCTGAACAGGCGCAGGAAATGCACGCTTTTATTAGGAAAATTGTTGCTGATAAATACAATAAAGAAGTAGCTGACAATGTTTCAATTTTATATGGAGGAAGTGTAAAACCTTCAAATGCTAAAGAAATATTTTCTAAAGAGGATGTAGATGGTGGTTTAATTGGTGGTGCAGCTTTAAATGCGGATGATTTTATTGAGCTGGTAAAATCATTCTAAGTATATTTTTAAAATAGTTTAAAATATAGATGCGGTTTTCTTTCATTATGAAAGGAAACCGTATTTTTGCATTTTGTAATAAATGATATATATGACAAATTATATTGGATATATTTTTAAAGTAGCACCAAAAGAGCCAGCAACTGAAATTTTAATAGCTCAACTAGGAGAAGTAGGTTTTGAAAGTTTTGTAGAAAATGAAGATGGTGTAACAGCATACATTCAAGAAAATGATTGGAATTCTGAAATTTTAAAAGAGATTCAAATTTTAAATTCTGAGGAGTTTAAATTTACTTTTGAAGAAGAAGTTATTGAACAAACAAATTGGAATAGTGAATGGGAAAAAAACTTCAACCAAATTCAGGTTGATAATTTAGTGAGTATTAGAGCTCCTTTTCACAAAAATCCAAATTTAAAATACGACATTGTTATTGAGCCAAAAATGAGTTTTGGCACAGGTCATCATGAAACTACACATATGATGATTCAGCATTTGTTAGCACTAGATTTAGCTAATAAAAATACGTTAGATATGGGATGCGGAACTGGAATTTTAGCCATTTTTGCTGAAATGAAAGGAGCAAAACCAATTGATGCTATTGATATTGATACTTGGTGCTATGAGAATTCTTTAGAAAATGTAGCACGAAATAACTGTAAACATATTTCAGTTTTTGAAGGTGATGCTTCACTTTTAATGAATAAAAAATACGATGTTATTATTGCTAATATTAACAGAAATATTTTACTAAATGATATGGTTTTATATATGGATTGTTTAAATGATGATGGTATTATTTTATTTAGCGGATTTTATGAAGAAGATATTCCAATAATTGATGCGGAAGTTTCAAAATACGGTTTGACTTTAGATAAAATAATTGAGCGAAATAACTGGGTATCTTTGAAGTATATAAAATAATTACTAATTTAGCAGCATGAGTACAAAGAAAAGAATACAAGAAGAAGTTGATGTATTGGAACAGGAAACCAATCTAAATGAGATTGTATTATTTAACGATGATGTAAATACCTTTGACCACGTAATTGACTCATTGATTGATATTTGTGACCATACATTAGAGCAAGCTGAACAATGCGCTATTTTAGTTCATTACAAAGGTAAATGCACCGTAAAAACGGGTGAGTATAACGATTTAAAACCTCGTTGTACCATGTTATTATCAAAAGGACTCTCCGCAGAAATTATATAAAAAAAAGCAATATTTAGTACATTGACTTTTCCCAAAAGAGGTACTATTAACTAAAAGAACATCATCAATTTTAATAAGAAAAATTATTAAAAACAATCGTAACTTTTGATTATTAGTTGTTAATATTGAATATTTCTTACAAAGTTTATTATTTTTAATTTGAATTAAATTATTGAGGTCAGTAGATAGTTACCTATTTTAATATTTACTCGAACAGACAATTAAAAACAACTTTTATATCTGATATACTGCAAGTTATGGTTTTAACTTTGTATGCAGTTAGCCACTAACCTCTATTAAATTTAGTTTACAAAGGAATATTTCCGTGCTTCCTTTTAGGTCTTACAACTTCTTTACCCTCAAGCATTTGGTAGGCCTTAATTAATTTTCTTCGTGTATTTTTTGGGTAAATAACTTCATCAATAAAACCACGTCTGGCTGCTCTATAAGGGTCTGCAAATTTTTCAGCATATTCTATTTCTTTTTCTTTCCATTTGGCTTTAGGGTTATCAGCATTTTTAATTTCATTTTTAAAAATAATTTCAGCTGCACCTTTAGCTCCCATAACAGCGATTTCGGCAGTTGGCCAAGCAAAGTTCATATCTGCGCCTATGTGTTTAGAATTCATAACGTCATAAGCGCCGCCGTAAGCTTTTCGTGTAATAACAGTTATTCTTGGTACGGTTGCTTCGCTTAAAGCATACAATAACTTTGCACCGTTTGTTATAATTGCATTCCATTCCTGATCTGTTCCAGGTAAAAAACCAGGAACGTCTACCAATACTAATAACGGAATATTAAAGCAATCGCAAAATCGTGTAAAACGAGCTGCTTTAACAGAGCTATTTACGTCTAAACAACCTGCTAAATTCATAGGTTGATTGGCTATAATACCAATACTTCTTCCTGCTAAACGACCAAAACCCACAATTATATTTTCTGCAAAATTTTTATGAATTTCAAAAAAAGAATTTTTGTCAATAATACCTTTAATAACCTGATGCATATTATAAGGTTTATTTGGGTTTTCGGGGATTATTTTTTCAAGTTCTTCCCTAATTTCATTATCTAATTTGTAGGGTAATTTTTTAGTTGTTTCTCTATTGTTTTGGGGAATGTAGCTCAATAAGGCTTTTACATCTTCTAAACATTCAATATCATTTGAAGATGTGATATGTGTAACACCCGATTTCGTTGAGTGTGTACTTGCGCCACCCAACTCTTCGGCTGTAACTTCTTCATTTGTTACTGTTTTTACAACATTAGGCCCCGTTACAAACATATAACTAGTATCTTCAACCATCAAAGTAAAGTCTGTCATTGCAGGAGAGTAAACTGCACCACCAGCGCAAGGGCCCATAATTGCTGAAAGTTGTGGAATAACCCCTGATGCTTGTACATTTCTATAAAAAATATCAGCATAGCCACCTAAAGATTTTACACCTTCCTGAATTCTAGCTCCACCCGAATCATTCAATCCTATTACAGGAGCGCCAACTTTTAAAGCTTGATCCATTATTTTACAAATTTTTTCGGCATGAGTTTCTGACAGAGCTCCTCCAAAAACTGTAAAATCTTGTGCAAAAACGTATACTAGCCTTTCATTTATAGTTCCATAGCCTGTTACAACACCATCACCAAAGTAAATTTCTTTTTCCATGCCAAAATCGGTTGTTCTATGAGTAACTAAAACACCCATTTCTTCAAATGAACCTTCATCTAATAAATAGTCTACACGTTCTCTAGCCGTTAATTTTTTCTTTGCGTGTTGTTTTTTTATTCGTTCTTTCCCACCACCTAAATGTGCTAATGCAACTCTTTTATTTAATTTTTCAATTTTTGAATCCATGATATTGAATAGTATAACAATTAGTTTATAAGAGGAACTCTTACAATTTTTTGATCTTCGAAATATATTTTTAATGCTACTAATGCAGCTATTTTAGCTTCTTCATCTAAACCGGCTTGTAGTTTTTCAGGGGTGTAATAATTTTTAACAAAATGTGTATCAAAATTTCCTGAGCGAAAGGCTTCATGTTCACAAACAAATTTACCAAAAGGTAACGTTGTTTTTACCCCTTCAATTTTATAATTATCTATAGCTTCAATCATTAGTTGAATTGCCTCTTCGCGTGTTTTACCATAAGTAATTAATTTTGATAACATAGGGTCATAATAAATAGGGATGTCCATTCCTTCCTCAAAACCATTATCAACTCTAATGCCTTCACCTTTAGGAATTTTATAAATGTTTAAATTCCCAACGCTAGGTAAAAAATTATTTGTAGGATCTTCAGCATACACACGCAACTCCAATGCATGGCCTTTAATTTTTAAATCTTTTTGTTTGAAAGAGATGGCTTCACCACGTGCAATTTTTATTTGTTGTTCAACTAAATCTATACCTGAAATGAGTTCAGATACTGGGTGTTCAACTTGCAAACGAGTATTCATCTCTAAAAAATAGAAATCTAAATTTTTATCAACCAAAAATTCTACGGTTCCAGCACCTAAATAGTCACAAGATTTTGCAACTTTAATTGCAGCGTCTCCCATTTTTTTTCTTAATTCTGAGTCTAAAACTGAAGAAGGGGCTTCTTCAACTACTTTTTGATGACGGCGTTGAATACTACACTCTCTTTCAAACAAGTGTAGTATGTTTCCATGGCTATCAGCTAGTACTTGAATTTCAATATGCCGGGGTGAAGTAATATATTTTTCAATGAAAACAGAACCATCTCCAAAAGCAGAAGTTGCTTCACTAATGGCTCTATTCATTTGTTCTTCAACATCATTTTCATTTTCAACAATGCGCATTCCTTTACCGCCACCGCCTGCAGCAGCTTTTATCAATATTGGAAATCCAATTTCTCTAGCAATAACAGTAGCTTCTTTAGGGTTGTTAACCGCTCTGTCAACACCGGGAACCATAGGGATATTATAATGTTTCACGGCATCTTTTGCGGCTAATTTATCGCCCATCATTCTAATTGATTTAGATTTTGGACCAATAAATAGAATGTCATTTTTCTCACATAATTCGGCGAAATTGGCATTTTCACTTAGAAAACCATAGCCAGGGTGTATTGCATCTACATAAAGTTTTTTAGCTTCTTTAATAA contains the following coding sequences:
- a CDS encoding ATP-dependent Clp protease adaptor ClpS, producing MSTKKRIQEEVDVLEQETNLNEIVLFNDDVNTFDHVIDSLIDICDHTLEQAEQCAILVHYKGKCTVKTGEYNDLKPRCTMLLSKGLSAEII
- a CDS encoding acyl-CoA carboxylase subunit beta, translating into MDSKIEKLNKRVALAHLGGGKERIKKQHAKKKLTARERVDYLLDEGSFEEMGVLVTHRTTDFGMEKEIYFGDGVVTGYGTINERLVYVFAQDFTVFGGALSETHAEKICKIMDQALKVGAPVIGLNDSGGARIQEGVKSLGGYADIFYRNVQASGVIPQLSAIMGPCAGGAVYSPAMTDFTLMVEDTSYMFVTGPNVVKTVTNEEVTAEELGGASTHSTKSGVTHITSSNDIECLEDVKALLSYIPQNNRETTKKLPYKLDNEIREELEKIIPENPNKPYNMHQVIKGIIDKNSFFEIHKNFAENIIVGFGRLAGRSIGIIANQPMNLAGCLDVNSSVKAARFTRFCDCFNIPLLVLVDVPGFLPGTDQEWNAIITNGAKLLYALSEATVPRITVITRKAYGGAYDVMNSKHIGADMNFAWPTAEIAVMGAKGAAEIIFKNEIKNADNPKAKWKEKEIEYAEKFADPYRAARRGFIDEVIYPKNTRRKLIKAYQMLEGKEVVRPKRKHGNIPL
- the accC gene encoding acetyl-CoA carboxylase biotin carboxylase subunit, coding for MKKILIANRGEIAIRVMKTARKMGVKTVAIYSEADRNAPHVRFADEAVYIGEAPSNKSYLLGDKIIKEAKKLYVDAIHPGYGFLSENANFAELCEKNDILFIGPKSKSIRMMGDKLAAKDAVKHYNIPMVPGVDRAVNNPKEATVIAREIGFPILIKAAAGGGGKGMRIVENENDVEEQMNRAISEATSAFGDGSVFIEKYITSPRHIEIQVLADSHGNILHLFERECSIQRRHQKVVEEAPSSVLDSELRKKMGDAAIKVAKSCDYLGAGTVEFLVDKNLDFYFLEMNTRLQVEHPVSELISGIDLVEQQIKIARGEAISFKQKDLKIKGHALELRVYAEDPTNNFLPSVGNLNIYKIPKGEGIRVDNGFEEGMDIPIYYDPMLSKLITYGKTREEAIQLMIEAIDNYKIEGVKTTLPFGKFVCEHEAFRSGNFDTHFVKNYYTPEKLQAGLDEEAKIAALVALKIYFEDQKIVRVPLIN
- the tpiA gene encoding triose-phosphate isomerase, with amino-acid sequence MRKQIVAGNWKMNNDLEASKFLVKKIIKKLKNNSLQNTRVIVAPTFVSLEKVVKKAKKTTIEVAAQNMHQAKSGAFTGEISAEMLKSVGVNMVILGHSERREYFCETDETLAEKVSTALKNNMEIIFCFGEVLEDRKSKNHFKVVESQVKNGLFHLEASAWGNIILAYEPVWAIGTGETASPEQAQEMHAFIRKIVADKYNKEVADNVSILYGGSVKPSNAKEIFSKEDVDGGLIGGAALNADDFIELVKSF
- a CDS encoding ABC transporter substrate-binding protein — protein: MKIINDSLKREILIKTTPKRIVSLVPSQTELLYDLGLENEIVGITKFCVHPYHLKATKTIVGGTKKVDFNKIKALQPDFILCNKEENSYDFLPELEKIAPTYFSDVNSIQDSLNLIANLGNILNRRTESINLIEKINFKLTNFKSFIKDKPARKVAYFIWANPWMVAGNNTYINEILKLNKFENIYANRSRYPKVEINKIRHEGDPDVIILSSEPFPFKDEHAMEIATYTNRSVTVFADGELFSWFGSRLLLSFDYFKELHKKFESHF
- the pyrF gene encoding orotidine-5'-phosphate decarboxylase is translated as MNKSALIAQIKQKESFLCIGLDVDLAKIPTHLLEKKDPIFEFNKQLIDATHNLAVAYKPNIAFYEAYGIKGWKSLKKTINYLNKNYPEIFTIADAKRGDIGNTSTRYAKAFFEDLNFDSITVAPYMGSDSVEPFLAFENKTTILLALTSNKGGLDFQGLKTNTGALYKNVLKTALTWKNAQNLMFVVGATKPAYFAEIRKIVPNHFLLVPGVGAQGGNLQEVCNHGLTKDCGLLINSSRGIIYAGNDINFAKAAKKEAFRLQQEMKIILNENN
- the prmA gene encoding 50S ribosomal protein L11 methyltransferase, with amino-acid sequence MTNYIGYIFKVAPKEPATEILIAQLGEVGFESFVENEDGVTAYIQENDWNSEILKEIQILNSEEFKFTFEEEVIEQTNWNSEWEKNFNQIQVDNLVSIRAPFHKNPNLKYDIVIEPKMSFGTGHHETTHMMIQHLLALDLANKNTLDMGCGTGILAIFAEMKGAKPIDAIDIDTWCYENSLENVARNNCKHISVFEGDASLLMNKKYDVIIANINRNILLNDMVLYMDCLNDDGIILFSGFYEEDIPIIDAEVSKYGLTLDKIIERNNWVSLKYIK